The Mycolicibacterium boenickei genome has a segment encoding these proteins:
- a CDS encoding Clp protease N-terminal domain-containing protein has protein sequence MTKPVTLTNPVRLDDLIGAIKKAHTEPLEQLIDAVIAADALGDIADHLIGHFVDQARRSGASWTDIGKAMGVTKQAAQKRFVPKVPDFDPATLDPNAGFGRFTPRARNVVVVSQNTAHAAGNAEITPEHLLLALFAEPDGLAAKLLAGQGITEESARDAITLPPPAGEVPALIPFNGGAKKALELTFRQALRLGHNYIGTEHILLALAEAEDEDGPLHRLGADPQRFETDLAAALAPFMAKDQAAEE, from the coding sequence ATGACCAAGCCAGTCACCCTCACCAACCCCGTCCGCCTCGACGACCTCATCGGCGCGATCAAGAAGGCGCACACCGAACCCCTCGAGCAGTTGATCGACGCCGTGATCGCCGCAGATGCCCTCGGCGACATCGCCGACCACCTCATCGGACATTTCGTCGACCAGGCCCGGCGCTCCGGCGCCTCCTGGACCGACATCGGCAAGGCCATGGGCGTCACCAAGCAGGCCGCCCAGAAACGGTTCGTACCGAAGGTTCCCGATTTCGACCCGGCCACCCTCGACCCCAACGCCGGATTCGGCCGGTTCACCCCGCGCGCCCGCAACGTGGTCGTTGTCTCCCAGAACACCGCGCACGCGGCAGGCAACGCCGAGATCACGCCCGAGCACCTGTTGCTGGCACTGTTCGCCGAACCCGACGGCCTTGCCGCCAAACTCCTTGCGGGTCAAGGCATCACCGAGGAGTCGGCCCGGGACGCCATCACCCTGCCGCCGCCGGCCGGCGAGGTCCCGGCCCTGATCCCGTTCAACGGCGGCGCCAAGAAGGCACTGGAACTGACCTTCCGCCAAGCACTTCGGCTCGGCCACAACTACATCGGCACCGAACACATCCTGCTCGCCCTGGCCGAGGCCGAAGACGAGGACGGACCACTGCACCGCCTCGGCGCCGACCCGCAACGATTCGAGACCGACCTGGCCGCCGCGCTGGCACCGTTCATGGCCAAAGACCAGGCCGCCGAAGAATGA
- a CDS encoding ArsR/SmtB family transcription factor, with product MAPQPGSPSSRPQDSLVHEGAPNQERLDVASETFRMLSDRTRLHLLWLLTQGEADVTALAEATGGSRTSISQHLAKLRFARMVDTRKDGRRVYYRLRDGHLSRLVQEGLNHADHRVTGEPSHP from the coding sequence ATGGCACCGCAGCCCGGGAGTCCATCGTCGCGGCCGCAGGACAGCCTGGTCCATGAGGGCGCGCCCAACCAGGAGCGGCTCGACGTCGCCAGCGAGACGTTTCGGATGTTGTCGGACCGCACCCGGCTTCACCTGCTGTGGCTCCTGACCCAGGGCGAGGCCGATGTCACCGCACTGGCCGAGGCCACCGGAGGATCCCGCACCTCGATCAGCCAGCACCTGGCGAAACTCCGTTTCGCCCGCATGGTCGACACCCGCAAAGACGGACGCCGGGTCTACTACCGGCTGCGCGACGGGCACCTGAGCCGTCTGGTCCAAGAAGGGCTCAACCACGCCGACCACCGCGTCACCGGGGAACCGTCGCACCCCTGA
- a CDS encoding sensor histidine kinase has translation MRVLSLRTIVIVGALSVVVTVITLGTWVWLGVTNDQYSQLDRRLDSLSSLGDVSTLLSATKQGAADKSMPDDGGLVRTAHIGGVSVSVPSDIVLPKLENGYANTTIDGVEYRVRTFTAGPASIALGAPLAETQRRIDELHLRVLLICGGVIGSTIVVGWMISLVMITPFRLLAQQARAINAQSKPDEVQVRGVREAVEIAEAVEGMLARIGNEQERTKAALESARDFAAVASHELRTPLTAMRTNLEVLSTLDMTADQRQEVIGDVLRTQSRIEGTLTALERLAQGELTTVEDFVPMDVTELLDRAAHDALRTYPGLRATLMPSPTVLMLGMPAGLRLVIDNAIANAVKHGGATEIRLSAVSSADDVQIVVDDNGSGVPEAERAEVFERFARGSTASRSGSGLGLALVAQQAELHGGTAALLESPLGGARLLLRLPLRRARVEDAPF, from the coding sequence ATGCGGGTGCTGTCGCTGCGCACCATCGTCATCGTCGGTGCGCTGTCGGTGGTGGTCACCGTGATCACGCTCGGGACCTGGGTGTGGCTCGGCGTCACCAACGACCAGTACAGCCAGCTGGACCGGCGTCTCGATTCGTTGAGCAGTCTCGGCGACGTGAGCACGCTGCTCAGCGCGACGAAGCAGGGCGCGGCGGACAAGTCCATGCCCGACGACGGCGGCCTGGTCCGCACCGCACACATCGGCGGTGTCAGTGTCTCGGTCCCCAGCGACATCGTCTTGCCCAAGCTGGAGAACGGTTACGCCAACACCACGATCGACGGGGTCGAGTACCGCGTGCGCACGTTCACCGCCGGTCCGGCCAGCATCGCGCTCGGGGCGCCGCTGGCCGAGACCCAGCGCCGGATCGACGAGCTGCACCTGCGCGTGCTGTTGATCTGCGGCGGTGTCATCGGCAGCACCATCGTGGTGGGTTGGATGATCTCGCTGGTGATGATCACGCCGTTCCGGCTGCTGGCGCAGCAGGCGCGGGCCATCAACGCCCAGTCCAAGCCCGACGAGGTGCAGGTGCGCGGTGTGCGCGAGGCCGTGGAGATCGCCGAGGCCGTCGAGGGCATGCTGGCGCGCATCGGCAACGAACAGGAACGCACCAAGGCCGCGCTGGAGTCGGCCCGCGACTTCGCCGCGGTGGCCTCTCACGAGCTGCGCACGCCGCTGACGGCGATGCGCACCAATCTGGAAGTGCTGTCCACCTTGGACATGACCGCCGATCAGCGCCAGGAGGTGATCGGGGACGTGCTGCGCACGCAGAGTCGTATCGAGGGCACCTTGACCGCGCTGGAGCGGTTGGCGCAGGGGGAGTTGACCACGGTCGAGGACTTTGTGCCGATGGATGTCACCGAACTGCTCGACCGCGCGGCGCACGACGCGTTGCGCACCTATCCGGGCTTGCGGGCCACGCTGATGCCCTCGCCGACGGTGCTGATGCTCGGCATGCCGGCGGGCCTGCGTCTGGTGATCGACAATGCCATCGCCAACGCCGTCAAACACGGGGGTGCCACCGAGATCCGGCTCAGCGCGGTCAGTTCGGCCGACGACGTGCAGATCGTGGTCGACGACAACGGTTCCGGGGTGCCCGAGGCGGAGCGGGCCGAGGTGTTCGAGCGGTTCGCCCGGGGCTCGACCGCGTCGCGTTCAGGGTCCGGGCTGGGCCTGGCTCTGGTGGCCCAGCAGGCCGAATTGCACGGTGGCACAGCGGCTTTGCTGGAGAGTCCGCTGGGCGGAGCGCGGTTGTTGTTGCGGCTGCCGCTGAGACGGGCGCGCGTGGAGGACGCGCCGTTCTGA
- a CDS encoding TDT family transporter, producing MTTYAAAYTAERPFHTALLAELDSAGSAFRHITPNWFASVMGTGIVATAAATLPLRLPGLHGFATAVWILAGTVLVVLTGAFATHWIRYREQAKAYAAHQVVGQFYGAPAMALLTVGAGALLFGPPIIGPSAALALDVVLWTAGTALGLVVALWLPFAMITREDHTDVEAVPAWMMPVVSPMVSASTGALLLSHLGPGQAGMTLLVGCYAMFGLSLLAGLITTTMVYSRLMHGGFSQVQAIPTVWIVLGVVGQSITAANLLPAHAGSVLTDAGTVSALHAFGIVYGLVMGGFGAFVFCLAAALTVHAARRGLSFSLTWWSFTFPVGTCVTGASALGAATGAVAISLLAVALYVLLLGAWATVATNTVRGVRSGRLLRG from the coding sequence GTGACCACCTACGCAGCCGCCTACACCGCCGAGAGGCCGTTCCACACCGCGCTACTGGCCGAATTGGACAGTGCGGGTTCGGCGTTCCGGCACATCACGCCGAACTGGTTCGCCTCGGTCATGGGCACCGGCATCGTCGCGACCGCGGCGGCCACCCTGCCGCTTCGGCTGCCGGGTCTGCACGGATTCGCCACCGCGGTGTGGATTCTCGCCGGCACCGTGTTGGTGGTGCTGACCGGGGCGTTCGCCACGCACTGGATCCGGTATCGGGAGCAGGCGAAAGCGTATGCCGCCCATCAGGTGGTGGGTCAGTTCTACGGTGCCCCGGCGATGGCACTGCTCACCGTCGGGGCGGGGGCGTTGCTGTTCGGCCCCCCGATCATCGGCCCGTCCGCGGCGCTGGCCCTGGACGTGGTGCTGTGGACCGCCGGTACGGCACTGGGACTGGTTGTCGCCCTGTGGCTTCCGTTCGCGATGATCACCCGTGAGGATCACACCGACGTGGAGGCGGTCCCGGCCTGGATGATGCCGGTCGTGTCGCCCATGGTCTCGGCCTCCACCGGCGCCCTGCTGCTGTCTCACCTCGGGCCGGGGCAGGCCGGGATGACCTTGCTGGTGGGCTGCTACGCCATGTTCGGTCTGAGTCTGCTGGCCGGCCTGATCACCACGACCATGGTGTATTCGCGGCTCATGCACGGCGGCTTCAGTCAGGTGCAGGCGATCCCCACGGTGTGGATCGTGCTCGGTGTCGTCGGCCAGTCGATCACCGCGGCCAATCTGCTGCCCGCCCACGCCGGTTCGGTCCTCACCGACGCCGGTACGGTCTCGGCCCTGCACGCGTTCGGCATCGTGTACGGCTTGGTGATGGGTGGCTTCGGGGCGTTCGTGTTCTGCCTCGCGGCGGCACTGACGGTGCATGCCGCGCGGCGGGGGTTGTCGTTCAGCCTGACCTGGTGGAGCTTCACCTTCCCGGTGGGTACCTGCGTGACGGGGGCCTCGGCGCTGGGTGCGGCGACCGGTGCGGTGGCGATCTCCTTGCTGGCGGTGGCGTTGTACGTGCTGTTGTTGGGCGCCTGGGCGACGGTCGCCACCAACACGGTGCGTGGGGTGCGGTCCGGCCGCCTACTGCGCGGCTGA
- a CDS encoding LysR family transcriptional regulator has translation MPLSARMPELAAFEVLLAIARTGSLGAAGRELGLTQQAVSARLASIEAQTGVRLVQRSPRGSRLTAAGVVVAEWADQLLDVAGRVDAGLAAMRSESHSRITVAASLTIAEQLMPRWLVSLQADAARRGVGAPRVILTAANSDQVIAAVHDGSADLGFIESPGAPAGLHGRVIARDELVTVVPPEHKWARRSAPISPAELNETALVSRETGSGTREALSAALRSALGPSIRQADPAIELSSAAAMRAAVLAGAGPAVMSRLAVDDDLALGRLREVPVAGLDLRRELRAIWSGGRTPPAGAVRDLLSHIASHRLTSAAQ, from the coding sequence ATGCCGCTCAGCGCAAGGATGCCCGAGCTCGCAGCGTTCGAAGTGCTGCTGGCGATCGCGCGCACCGGCAGCCTCGGAGCCGCCGGCCGCGAACTCGGGCTCACCCAGCAGGCAGTATCGGCCCGCCTGGCGTCGATCGAAGCCCAGACCGGGGTGCGACTGGTGCAGCGCAGTCCCCGTGGATCACGGTTGACCGCCGCCGGGGTGGTGGTCGCCGAGTGGGCCGATCAGTTGCTCGATGTCGCCGGACGGGTGGACGCCGGACTGGCCGCGATGCGCAGCGAAAGTCACAGCCGGATCACCGTCGCGGCCAGCCTGACCATCGCCGAGCAGCTGATGCCACGGTGGTTGGTGTCGTTGCAGGCCGATGCCGCGCGCCGGGGTGTCGGCGCGCCGCGGGTCATTCTCACCGCGGCCAACAGCGACCAGGTGATCGCCGCGGTGCACGACGGTTCGGCCGACCTCGGCTTCATCGAATCTCCAGGCGCCCCAGCCGGTTTACACGGCCGGGTGATCGCCCGTGACGAGTTGGTGACGGTGGTACCGCCGGAGCACAAATGGGCGCGGCGATCGGCCCCGATCAGCCCCGCCGAGCTCAACGAGACCGCGCTCGTGTCACGCGAAACAGGTTCGGGCACAAGGGAAGCCCTCAGCGCTGCGCTGCGATCCGCGCTGGGACCGTCGATCCGGCAGGCCGATCCGGCGATCGAATTGTCCTCCGCGGCGGCGATGCGCGCCGCGGTGCTGGCCGGCGCCGGGCCTGCCGTGATGAGCAGGCTGGCCGTCGACGACGACCTCGCCCTCGGCCGGCTGCGCGAAGTGCCCGTCGCTGGGTTGGATCTGCGTCGCGAGCTGCGCGCGATCTGGTCGGGAGGGCGCACCCCGCCGGCGGGGGCGGTCCGCGACCTGCTCAGCCACATCGCGTCGCATCGCCTGACGTCAGCCGCGCAGTAG
- a CDS encoding PPOX class F420-dependent oxidoreductase, with protein sequence MILNDAARELIGAGADATLVTLNPDGSPQVTLVWVALQSTPDGDELVTAHLSEHKKVRNVRRDPRVAVTIIDPGRVGEVMRPYLAITGTARIVEGGAPELLKELAQTLAAPDVPFPPKDAPPGWLTRIRIDKVGGVGPWVS encoded by the coding sequence GTGATACTCAACGACGCCGCACGCGAACTGATCGGCGCAGGGGCCGACGCCACGCTGGTCACGCTGAACCCGGACGGCAGCCCACAGGTCACGCTGGTCTGGGTGGCGTTGCAGTCCACCCCCGACGGCGATGAACTCGTCACGGCCCACCTGTCCGAACACAAGAAGGTCCGCAATGTCCGCCGCGATCCCCGGGTCGCGGTGACGATCATCGACCCGGGTCGGGTGGGCGAGGTGATGCGCCCTTACCTGGCGATCACCGGCACTGCCCGCATCGTCGAAGGCGGCGCACCGGAACTCCTCAAGGAACTGGCCCAGACCCTGGCCGCTCCCGACGTTCCGTTCCCCCCGAAGGACGCGCCGCCGGGCTGGCTCACCCGGATCCGGATCGACAAGGTGGGCGGCGTCGGCCCCTGGGTGTCCTGA
- a CDS encoding GNAT family N-acetyltransferase: MESVAARRAPALIVTRAAAADLPELAAVAAVTFPLACPPSATPDNVAAFIAENLSAERFGEYLTDPNRIVLVARDTSITGYAMLIHGVPDDDAVQRAVALRPALELSKIYVLPDHHGAGVAQALMTAALDAGTRSGASCVWLGVNQLNQRAQRFYAKNGFTVSGTKTFRLGTGTENDYVMVRPV, encoded by the coding sequence GTGGAATCTGTGGCAGCCCGGCGCGCCCCTGCCTTGATAGTCACGCGCGCCGCGGCAGCCGACCTTCCGGAACTCGCCGCCGTCGCGGCCGTCACCTTTCCGCTGGCCTGTCCCCCGTCCGCGACGCCCGACAACGTCGCCGCCTTCATCGCCGAGAACCTCTCCGCGGAACGCTTCGGCGAGTACCTCACCGACCCGAACCGGATCGTGCTGGTGGCACGGGACACCTCAATCACGGGATACGCCATGCTGATTCACGGCGTCCCCGACGACGACGCCGTCCAGCGAGCGGTGGCGCTGCGGCCGGCGCTGGAGCTGTCGAAGATCTACGTGCTGCCCGACCACCATGGCGCCGGCGTGGCCCAGGCGCTGATGACCGCGGCCTTGGACGCCGGGACCCGATCCGGCGCGAGCTGTGTGTGGCTGGGCGTCAACCAACTGAACCAACGCGCGCAACGCTTCTACGCCAAGAACGGCTTCACCGTCAGCGGCACCAAGACCTTCCGGCTCGGGACCGGCACCGAGAACGACTACGTGATGGTCCGACCGGTCTAA
- a CDS encoding pyrimidine reductase family protein translates to MSDDTAGTDLTVLGNVEKIADGQLADYYAYPDDLQRCWVRGNMISSLDGGATEDGKSGGLGSPGDRAVFNLMRHTADVILMGAATVRIENYSGVQLSPAQRQERQRRGQAEVPPIAVITASAELDHDAKFFTRTETPPLILTAAKTVADARHRLGAVAEVLDASGADPTRVDPGVALRILAERKLFRVLTEGGPSLLSLLIENDLLDELCLTVAPILVGGVARRIATGPGQAHTRMRPAHLLTDDEGYLYTRYVRG, encoded by the coding sequence ATGTCCGATGACACCGCCGGGACTGACCTGACCGTGCTGGGAAACGTCGAAAAGATCGCCGACGGACAACTGGCCGACTACTACGCATATCCCGATGACCTGCAGAGATGTTGGGTGCGTGGCAACATGATCAGCAGCCTGGACGGTGGTGCGACCGAGGACGGCAAGTCCGGTGGGCTGGGCAGCCCGGGCGATCGGGCTGTGTTCAATCTCATGCGCCACACCGCCGACGTCATCCTGATGGGCGCGGCGACGGTGCGGATCGAGAACTACTCCGGTGTGCAGTTGTCGCCGGCGCAACGGCAGGAACGCCAGCGCCGCGGGCAGGCAGAGGTGCCGCCGATCGCCGTCATCACCGCATCGGCCGAGCTCGACCATGACGCCAAGTTCTTCACCCGCACCGAGACACCGCCGCTGATCCTCACCGCCGCCAAGACCGTCGCCGATGCACGGCACCGGCTGGGCGCGGTCGCCGAGGTACTCGACGCGTCCGGCGCGGACCCGACGCGCGTCGACCCGGGCGTGGCACTGCGAATCCTGGCCGAACGCAAGCTCTTCCGGGTGCTGACCGAGGGCGGCCCGTCGCTGCTGAGTCTGCTCATCGAGAACGACCTACTCGACGAGCTGTGCCTGACCGTGGCACCGATCCTGGTCGGCGGGGTGGCCCGGCGCATCGCCACCGGTCCGGGCCAGGCGCACACCCGGATGCGGCCGGCACACCTGCTCACCGACGACGAGGGCTACCTCTACACGCGCTACGTCCGCGGGTAG
- a CDS encoding MFS transporter, producing MTSHPLRISLFRRLYAAQVVALLGTGLLTVALGLLAYDIAGDDAGAVLGTALAIKMIAYVFVAPVMAAATSLLRPRSVLVATDILRAGVALCLPFVESVWQIYLLVFLLQAASATFTPAYQAVIASALTDEHTYTRALSLSRLAYDLESLASPVLAATLLTVVGYPTLFLGTVAGFLSSATAISLARSPRTPETARPARFRDRTLAGVCVMWRSPQLRALLALNVVVAAATALVVVNTVIYVRTLLDGRDSGLALALASFGGGSMLVALTLPRLLNSIPDRAIMLTGAVVCAGTLGATTDFILAAPSGAFGWITLCTLWAVTGAGTSMINTPSARLLRRNSTDQNRTEVFTAQFSLSHSGFLLTYPVAGWVGATLNQAIAALLLAALATLATLAAVTTWPRHGREFHGTAARESIVAAAGQPGP from the coding sequence GTGACGAGCCATCCCCTGCGCATCAGCTTGTTCCGGCGTCTGTACGCGGCGCAGGTCGTGGCGCTGCTCGGCACCGGTCTACTGACCGTCGCCCTGGGGCTGCTGGCGTACGACATCGCCGGAGACGACGCCGGTGCGGTGCTCGGAACCGCGCTGGCGATCAAGATGATCGCCTATGTGTTCGTCGCTCCGGTGATGGCTGCGGCCACCTCTCTGCTGCGGCCCCGGTCGGTCCTCGTCGCGACGGACATCCTGCGGGCCGGCGTCGCCCTCTGCCTACCATTCGTCGAATCCGTCTGGCAGATCTACCTTTTGGTATTTCTACTGCAGGCCGCATCCGCCACGTTCACACCCGCCTATCAGGCGGTGATCGCATCGGCACTGACCGACGAGCACACCTACACCAGGGCACTGTCGTTGTCCCGCCTCGCCTACGACCTGGAATCGCTGGCCAGTCCGGTACTCGCGGCCACCCTGCTGACCGTCGTCGGCTACCCCACCCTGTTCCTCGGAACCGTCGCCGGATTCCTGTCCTCGGCTACCGCGATCTCGCTGGCCCGCAGCCCCCGCACCCCGGAAACCGCGCGTCCGGCTCGGTTTCGCGACCGCACCCTGGCCGGCGTCTGCGTGATGTGGCGCTCGCCGCAACTGCGGGCCCTGCTGGCACTCAATGTCGTCGTGGCAGCCGCCACCGCGCTCGTGGTGGTCAACACCGTGATCTATGTCCGGACCCTGCTCGACGGTCGGGACAGCGGTCTTGCGTTGGCACTAGCCAGTTTCGGCGGTGGTTCGATGTTGGTCGCGCTGACGTTGCCGCGGCTGCTCAACTCGATCCCCGACCGCGCGATCATGCTCACCGGCGCAGTCGTCTGCGCCGGGACACTGGGCGCCACAACCGATTTCATCCTTGCCGCACCTTCCGGAGCGTTCGGCTGGATCACGCTGTGCACGCTGTGGGCGGTCACCGGTGCAGGCACCTCGATGATCAACACACCGTCAGCCCGCCTGCTGCGCCGCAACTCGACCGACCAGAACCGCACCGAGGTGTTCACCGCACAGTTCTCGCTGTCACACTCCGGGTTCCTGCTCACCTACCCGGTGGCCGGCTGGGTCGGCGCCACGCTCAACCAAGCTATTGCCGCCCTCCTACTGGCCGCGCTGGCTACACTCGCGACACTGGCGGCAGTCACGACGTGGCCGCGTCACGGGAGGGAGTTCCATGGCACCGCAGCCCGGGAGTCCATCGTCGCGGCCGCAGGACAGCCTGGTCCATGA
- a CDS encoding CynX/NimT family MFS transporter: MAAGGALLVVAVILTALNLRPAITSIGPVLGEMRESLGASAVWAGVLTTLPGLCFAAAGLTAPWLARRIGLGRAISVALVILSIGLVTRVLDGPYVVIGGTLVATGGIALVNVLIPVVIKGSFPAQIGLMTGVYTAALQGGGALGSAVTPPLEPLLGGWRGALGSWALVAVVALLFWLVGARGISQARTEEAASGASARSLLRSPLAWTITLFFGCQSFLAYIMMGWLPEVFIDSGVSKTDAGLLLGLVSILAVPISLIVPPLAAKQKNQSGWIVGLGVIGMVGMIGLLVNPGAAPLLWSFFVGIGMSVFSLALTVIALRARDAEDTARLSGMAQGFGYLLAGVGPFTFGLLHDMTAGWTAPFVMVLVVYLVQMVAGAQAGRNRYV; the protein is encoded by the coding sequence ATGGCGGCAGGCGGAGCCCTCCTGGTCGTCGCGGTGATCCTGACCGCGCTGAACCTGCGCCCGGCGATCACCAGCATCGGACCGGTCCTCGGGGAAATGCGGGAATCGCTCGGCGCCTCGGCCGTCTGGGCCGGTGTGCTGACCACCCTGCCCGGGCTGTGCTTCGCCGCAGCGGGCCTGACCGCGCCATGGCTGGCCCGCCGGATCGGGTTGGGCCGGGCGATCTCGGTCGCCCTGGTGATCCTCAGCATCGGTCTGGTCACCCGCGTGCTGGACGGCCCCTACGTGGTGATCGGCGGGACGCTGGTGGCCACGGGCGGAATCGCGCTGGTCAACGTGCTCATCCCGGTCGTGATCAAGGGTTCTTTCCCGGCTCAGATCGGTCTGATGACCGGTGTCTACACCGCGGCCCTGCAGGGCGGCGGTGCGCTGGGATCGGCGGTCACCCCGCCGCTGGAGCCCCTGCTCGGCGGCTGGCGCGGGGCGCTGGGTTCCTGGGCCTTGGTGGCCGTCGTCGCGCTGCTGTTCTGGCTGGTGGGCGCGCGGGGCATCAGTCAGGCCCGCACCGAGGAAGCTGCCTCGGGCGCTTCCGCCCGGTCCCTGCTCCGCAGCCCGCTGGCCTGGACCATCACGTTGTTCTTCGGCTGCCAGTCGTTCCTGGCCTACATCATGATGGGCTGGCTGCCCGAGGTGTTCATCGACAGCGGGGTCAGCAAGACCGACGCAGGGCTGCTGCTCGGCTTGGTGTCGATCCTCGCGGTGCCGATCAGCCTGATCGTGCCGCCGCTGGCGGCAAAGCAGAAGAACCAGAGCGGGTGGATCGTCGGCCTCGGGGTGATCGGGATGGTCGGCATGATCGGACTGCTCGTCAATCCGGGCGCGGCGCCGCTGCTGTGGAGCTTCTTCGTCGGCATCGGGATGAGCGTGTTCTCGTTGGCGCTCACCGTGATCGCGCTGCGGGCCCGGGATGCCGAGGACACCGCGAGGCTGTCGGGCATGGCGCAGGGCTTCGGCTACCTGCTGGCCGGCGTGGGACCGTTCACGTTCGGCTTGCTCCACGACATGACCGCGGGCTGGACCGCGCCGTTCGTCATGGTCCTGGTGGTCTACCTGGTGCAGATGGTGGCCGGTGCACAAGCCGGCCGTAACCGCTACGTCTGA
- a CDS encoding FadR/GntR family transcriptional regulator, which yields MPLATTRRTGLVDQVIEQLRTLVTSGEWPVDSRIPTEPELVEALGVGRNTVREAIRALAHNGIFEVRQGDGTYVRATSEVSAALRRLCGSELRDVLQVRRCLEVEGARLAATARTDEDLAELRALLAHTDTTDHAQFTHSDTEFHLAVVRASHNPVLIEIYRGLLEAITASVATTSAGPGGMFPHDELVEAIAAGDVERAGREATGFLDELLARMPAPDC from the coding sequence GTGCCTCTCGCCACAACGCGACGCACGGGCCTGGTCGACCAGGTCATCGAGCAGTTGCGCACCCTCGTCACCTCCGGCGAATGGCCGGTGGACAGCCGGATCCCCACCGAGCCCGAACTGGTCGAGGCGCTGGGGGTCGGGCGCAACACGGTGCGTGAGGCCATCCGGGCGCTGGCACACAACGGCATCTTCGAAGTCCGCCAGGGTGACGGCACCTACGTCCGCGCCACCAGCGAGGTATCGGCAGCGCTGCGCCGGCTGTGCGGATCCGAGCTGCGCGACGTGTTGCAGGTGCGGCGCTGCCTCGAGGTGGAGGGCGCCCGACTGGCTGCCACCGCGCGCACCGACGAGGACCTGGCCGAGCTGCGCGCCCTGCTGGCACACACCGACACCACCGACCACGCGCAGTTCACCCACTCCGACACGGAGTTCCACCTGGCGGTGGTGCGCGCGTCGCACAACCCGGTGCTGATCGAGATCTACCGCGGGCTTCTCGAGGCGATCACCGCCAGCGTCGCGACCACGAGCGCAGGCCCGGGCGGCATGTTCCCGCACGACGAACTGGTCGAGGCGATCGCCGCCGGCGATGTCGAACGCGCGGGGCGCGAGGCCACGGGCTTTCTCGACGAGCTCCTGGCCCGGATGCCGGCTCCGGACTGCTGA
- the zapE gene encoding cell division protein ZapE: protein MHGSSGVAHLADRHPTVTPERLVAQLIPPPTFADVSFDSYRPDPAEPSQAAAVESCRSFCEQAAIRRAGKKKLFGKREVLPGVGLYLDGGFGVGKTHLLASTYYTLSQGEAPTAFATFGELTQLAGVFGYNECIDLLSEYSVVCIDEFELDDPGNTTLISRLLSALVERGVSIAATSNTLPEQLGEGRFAAQDFLREINTLAQIFTTVRIEGPDYRHRDLPPAPEPLSDDEVAQRAEGVVGATLDDFDGLCAHLATMHPSRYHALIEGVTEVFITGVHPIEDQSVALRLVALTDRLYDAGVPVLASGTKLDTIFSPEMVAGGFRKKYLRATSRLLALTAAAQKTA from the coding sequence ATGCACGGGTCCAGCGGCGTCGCTCATCTCGCCGATCGTCATCCCACTGTCACGCCGGAGCGGCTGGTCGCACAGCTGATCCCGCCGCCGACGTTCGCCGACGTCAGCTTCGACAGCTACCGCCCGGATCCCGCCGAACCCTCCCAGGCCGCCGCGGTGGAGTCCTGCCGCAGCTTCTGCGAACAGGCCGCGATTCGACGGGCGGGCAAGAAGAAGCTGTTCGGCAAGCGCGAGGTGCTGCCCGGGGTCGGGCTGTACCTGGACGGCGGATTCGGCGTCGGCAAGACCCACCTGTTGGCCTCGACGTATTACACGCTGTCGCAGGGGGAGGCGCCGACGGCGTTCGCCACGTTCGGCGAGCTGACCCAGCTGGCCGGCGTGTTCGGCTACAACGAGTGCATCGACCTGCTGTCGGAGTACTCGGTGGTGTGCATCGACGAGTTCGAGCTCGACGACCCGGGCAACACGACGCTGATCTCGCGGTTGCTCTCGGCGTTGGTGGAGCGCGGTGTGTCGATCGCGGCCACCTCGAACACCCTGCCCGAACAGCTCGGCGAGGGCCGATTCGCCGCCCAGGACTTCCTGCGGGAGATCAACACGCTGGCTCAGATCTTCACCACGGTGCGGATCGAGGGGCCTGACTACCGCCATCGCGACCTGCCGCCTGCCCCCGAGCCGTTGTCGGACGACGAGGTGGCGCAGCGGGCCGAGGGCGTCGTCGGCGCGACCCTCGACGATTTCGACGGCCTGTGCGCGCATCTGGCCACCATGCACCCGTCGCGCTACCACGCGCTGATCGAAGGAGTCACCGAGGTGTTCATCACCGGGGTGCACCCGATCGAGGATCAGAGCGTGGCGCTGCGGCTCGTGGCGTTGACCGACCGGCTGTACGACGCGGGCGTGCCGGTGCTGGCCTCAGGGACCAAGCTGGACACCATTTTCAGCCCGGAGATGGTGGCCGGTGGGTTCCGGAAGAAGTACCTGCGAGCGACCTCGCGTCTGCTGGCCCTGACCGCTGCCGCGCAGAAGACCGCTTAG